gaaGAGATCAGtgaagtcatttcatttcatcatgaGGCCGAGAAGAATATCTGAAGCAGATTTCCTGACCGTCCTGTAGCGACCAGCAGATGCTGCCGTCGTGCTGCTAGCATGGCGGGGGAggttttatcttatttttctGAACCCACAGATCTGTCAGATCCTCTGTCGCTCCAGACAAACATTTCATCACTTCAGGCAGAAAACACATCATCAGCGGGATCATGAAAATACTCATGAAGTAAAGACCAGCTGATGTGAAGAGCCTGAGTTTAATGTTTTGACCAGATCAGAGAAACGTGTCGAACACTGACGTCCCACAAAGAGCAAAGTCTTCAAACACACCGTAGCACTGAGGTTTCATTTGGTCTCAGTGGCTCTTAAACTGAAGTTAAAGTCGAGATTCAATCACAAAGTCAGGctgcaacataaacacagatcaTGAAGACTGGATTCATCCTCTCTGTCCAAATCAAGACTGCACAAAGAAAGCTGGACTCAAAGTTCAAATCTCAAAGAAAACGactgatgttattttatttatttatttatttttatcaacaaatctcatgaagacaaaaaccaacgatgtttcaacatttttctaactttttaatctttaaaaacacgACACAAGTGTATAgttgcattttttaaaagcttctggttttttcatgacatttgttgacaataataaaaatataaaatatcaccagGTTTGTcctttaatataaaacatgaggcaagttgcagctttaaagtgtAAACAGCTTTGTTTACAGATGTTCTGAGTCACACGGAGTCGAAACGTCCAGGAGAGGGAGCCGACCTCGCCACGACTGTAGGACTGTCAAAGCcaggtgtttcttttttatttaatattttatggaataaataattatatacCCTGAACGCCTCCTTCGCTTTTTCTACTGGTGATCAAACAGGCGAGAAATGAGACGCTGTGAGGAAGTCCAAAACACCCAGAGATCCACTTTAAAATACAAGACGTCGCTCCGGACGGGATTTATTCATCGTTCAAGTTGCCACTAAAAACTTCTTCATCTTCACATAATTATAAGTACgtattaatatgtttttaaaaggtcaGTGCCCAGGTTTCCCTCCATCACAGCCTTTGGAGTCTCTTTGGCGCCGTGAGGTCGACAGTGACGGCGAGCGCTGCGCAGCGTTCACATTTCATCCAGGGTTCAGACTGAAGCTTCAGTCGGAGTCAGAACTTCTGTTTCATTCAGGCCGTTTTAAAAGAATTCACATCCTGGTTTTAACAGGAGCGTCACAGttcaacagacagacagctgctgtgtctgttgttgtcgTCGTCCTGTGTAGCAGCTACAGTCGGTCTTCACCCGGGTCAACAGGCTCGTCCTGTAGAGTCCATTTAATCACAgggatgtcacaataaaagtcctGCTCAGTCGGAGCCGTCTTGGTTCTCCAAGATCGGATCTGAGGACACAGAAGAACCATGTTGTTAGATGTGTCGGCAGATCTGAGTCATAAGTTCTCTCCGCTCTGAATCAAACACAAATACTTCCTGAGTGTCCAGAGCGCCTTGTGTCAGGTTGTGTCCAGTGCTTGTTCAGACGGTTGCCAAGGAAACCAACCAGAGGAGAACAAATGACCTGTTTAAATGAGCGACTGATTTTCTCCCACAATGTACACGacgagtgtgagtgtgtgtgtgtgtgcgtgtgtgtgtgtttgtgttacctgTCAGTGTGCTGCTGATGTTGGGAGGAGACACAATCAGCACGGCGCTGCCAGACGTTATCCCAGAATGCACCACTGGACCCTCAACAGAGGGGGAACTCAGCTCCTGACACAGAGTTAAACAGCTTTATGTTATAAATCACTGGATTGAATCAGGATCAGCAGAAACCCTGAGGGACTGTTACAgagaccaaaataaaagcctgacaCTGctcaggcttttattttgataagtTTATgtattcagtgtttcctccttcattttgtatttttgtaaaacgagaagagaaaaggagcaaGAACTGATCAataagaagagaaaacaaaaacatctgtgttttactgtctAGTAgatatttgtgtctgtttagtTTATTATAATGTAGAAAATTTTGagcctttcaaattaaaagcaccTGTATTATGTGAGTAATGATTGTTGAATCAATAAGTCCATATTAATAACTTGGATCAAtatctgatgaaaacaaaatgaaggaCCAGGGTGCATGTTTGTACCTTGTCAGTGAAGCCATCTGTCATTGGCTCCTGAGTTTCCGTGACAACGCTCTCGGAACCCTCCAGGAGACTCGTGGCATCGAGATGGTCGTCCTGGCTCCGCCCCTCCGTCTCCACAACCAGATTATCTTGGCTGAGAGGGTCGGAGGAGGCGGGGTCAGAGGTGACCGTCTGGATGATGACACCGTCGCTGGAGCAGAGGCCGTCCGTCTGaggagggaacacacacacacacacacaaacacacacacacacacacacacacagtttcactgtttcctgctgtaacaaacaaacaaacaaatagacaaacaaaaacactgaggtgACGAGTGTCAAACCGACCGACAGGCTGTGCAGGATGATGTGTTCGTGTGACGACGGAGACGAGCCTGTCGTCAGGGTGACCGTGCCGTTATTGGCCAGACTTAGCGGAAGGCCCTGATTGGTGGAGAGGCTGAGCGGCAGGCCCTGATTGGACGTTGTCTGGAGGTAGTAGGTCCCCGGGGTGCCGGTGGGCTGCAGGTGGAAGgactgagggagaaagaggaagaagacggCGAGTCACAAACAATCagagatgaagatgtttttttgtttttttttatgatcgatgtaaaaaaatctgaacatcTTCACACGGTCTCTAACAGTGAACATGAGACGCTCACGTCacgtctgcagcttcacaacaaGCTTCAACAccaggaaccaggaagtgagTTCGGTGACATCATCAAGGTTTTGATCAGGGACAGGTCAGAACTTTTGTCCAGAATTCACAGGGATTGGTCAAATTCACATTAATTATCGTAAATGGCGACTTCCTGGCGGGACCGCTAATAAATctactgcagaagaagagatcTTACAGGCAGGATCTCGAAGGTCTGCAGCGCTCCCGTGTTCAGAGTGATGGTCTCACTGTCGCTGGCGGCAGCTGAAGAATCTGAGGCTGAAACACAAAGATCCAGTGTGAGGAGACAGATGTGCAGTGAAGCTGGGATCTACACACATCTGTCACAGCGAGTCTCACCCAGGTGTGTGATCTGCAGCGGGATCTGTACGGGAATCTGCAGCGCCGCCACAGAGCTGGGGACGGGGCTGCCGCCGCTCTCCTCCAATCGGGTGAGTCGGATCTGGAgcgaggacgaggaggaggaggtggggctCCCCGGGACCGATCCTGAGGACGCCATCAGCTCCTGGAGGCCCTTCAGTaggactgcacacacacacacacacacacacacacacacacacacacacacacacacacacacacacacacacacacacacacacacacacacacacacacagaatgaaatCTCAGGTTTGTGTTCACACCTTGTTTGTGCTGCCCCCCAGTGGCCACAACTGAACTTGTGCCATCATcagattttgatttttaattgtttaattctTTATCTGGTTTTATATGTAacagtctgtttttctccttgCTTGAAAAATCCTGCacaaataaagttgtaattattttaattataaaccACAGGAAAGTGTTGACacgacgtgtgtgtgtgtgtgtgtgtgtgtgtgtgtgtgtgtgtgtgtgtgtaccgcTGAAGGGGATCTCTTTGTGATTGGCTACTTGTCTCTTGATGCTCCACCACTTGGATCGCAGCCACTGAGGCGATCGGACGCTGCTCCACCCGCCGGCGAGATCCTCCCACTTGATTTCATTCTCGTCCTCGACCTCCAGCTCCGATATCCTGAAACACAACGTTCAGCTTTACAGATTCATGtcactgcgcacacacacacacacacacacacacacacacacacacacacacacacacacacacacacacacacacagtctgtaccTGCGTATGAGGTTCAGGTCGTCCTCCTTCATCCACTCCGTCCCTCCGCTGTGTTTCCAGTTCAGGTAATTCAGCCACTTCGACCGACACTGTTTCTCTGAGCGTGTGCGAACTTGATCGGCGACCGACGCCCAGGACACGCCTCCGGTGACCGCCGACCCCGGCGACACACCCGCCATCTCGTACACGACCTCAGCGAGAcgccgctcctcctcctcgctccaTTTACCTGTTGTTACAAAATCAGGtgagtttcagatgttttaactTGACACAGAGTTTAATCTaaatatcttcttcttcttctgtgttttatttgaagtgttgatccatcagaagatataaaaaccatctcagtgtagttttacatctcctctctcaggcttctctctggagctctagtaacaacaggccagtcagccaatcagaagagaggaggctctgagcctctcttctgattggctgactgttttctgagtgatccaataaaaataaagcagatttcagacTGTAGAGAAAGCTGCAGGATgtgtttagcttagcacaaagactgcaagcagagggaaactgttagcatccaacaaaatcaaaactgtTGTGATTTACTTACTGATCTgagttcttttttcttttaatatctcacacacacacacacacacacacacacacacacacacagctttgtaCCTGTGTTGCATGTGTCCTTCATCAGTCGGCAGCGGTCTTTGACAGAGGACGCGCTGCGGCCCAGAGCTGCGCCGATGGTGGCCCAGTCGTTCCCGTGTTTCTCCCTCaacctgaacacaaacatcacatgtaaacaacaacacaagagaaaacaacaacaaacagacacacgaTCAGTTTTAAAGATTTTCACTCACGATTTCAGCTTCTCGATCTCGTCAGGAGTGTaccttcaaaaaaaaagacaaattaaaattcaaaccCGTTGAAAGATAAAGTTTCAGTGAGTCTTGCTTCGTCGTTTCCTGCGTGGACTCACTTGCCGACGTGGTTTCGGTTGTCGTACATCCGCAGGACCCGTCTGTAGACGGCGAACAGCGGCCGGTTCAAGCCCAACGCCACAGAGCGGTAGAaatccttcctctcctctttggacatctcaaagatgatctCAGCCGGGTCCTCGATGCCTCGgtcctgagacacacacacacacacacacacacacacacggtggtcacacacatacataccacGTGCAGACAGATAAAGAGACGTGGTGACGGACGGGAACCTTCACCTTCACGTATCGATCGATGTTGCTCATCAGAAGGTCGATCTCCTCTTTAGACCACATCCCCTGTTTCCACTTATGACCTGCAGAGGACGAGttcatcattcactcattcacttatTCACTCGTTCATGTTGACTGTCTTTAGTtctgttcagagagagagagagagatgtttacCTTTGTTGGCCAGCgtgtctttgtcttcttttgtgGTGAACCAGGCCTGACTGACAGGTGACACCTCTGTCTTCTGATTGGGCGAGAGCGAGTCCTCGTCCTCCTGCaggatctacacacacacacacacacacacacacacacacacacacacacacacacacacacacacacacacacacacacacacacagtcagacctgATTCTCTCttcttaaaaacattaaaactaaaacgactttgttatttttgtctccatcaggtcaaaagtttttttgtttcttcttcttttcttattttgtttcaaGTGTTTCCTGGTTCAGACTTCCTCCAGCTGAGCTCTGACACAAACTCATTAAAGACTCTTCAgaacatttacagctgtttttatttctccctctcGTCTCTTTCTGCAACAACAAAGTTAAACTGcatatatttgatttttgaaaCGGTTGTATAACGGAGTTATTTCTGCCGTCACTTCCTCCTCAAACCTCTCTTCcctcagagcagagaggaaaggatTCTTGTCGGCCTCCTGTGAACTGCTGCTGTGACGTCATAATAAAAtgatattatattgtatttaatctgctctttaattattcattttcttgtgttgttacagctttttaaatgtattttttgtcactttctttcttgatttgtcctttttcttaTTATCTCGTTGaactaacctgtatgaaaagtgccgaacaaataaagactgactgattgatacgcgctctaccaggtgagccacggCGGCGCctcgacctctgacctctctgacaTTAATACATCATGGTTCATTCTGGTTGCGCAGCTCTGTTAGAAGTAAAACACCTGTGCACAAAAACTGTGAAAGGTAAAtaagttttctgtctttgaagAAGTAAAAAGTTGGAGCTGGTTCGTTTAAGAGGCAGAACACCTGAATCTGAGCGACGCCGTCCTCGGACAGATCTCCGTCCGCTGTGGCCGTCATCGTCACCTCGAAGCCTTCGTCGCTCTCCGACactgtggagagagaaacagttcAGGAGTTTCTCTACAGAACAAACAGTTCTTAGTTTGTGAAGAATAAATATGTTCAGATGTCgaaagctttaaaaaatgtaaaactcaaCGTTTAGGACAATATGTCAGTGATACAAatacaaaggtgtgtgtgtcttactgGGTAAAGTGACCACAGAGAACTGAGGTGTGTCTGAGTCTTCCTGTTCCTGGTCTGTTGAGAGACGCAGCTTCTTCTGAAGAGGCTCCGAGTCCccatctatacacacacacacacacacacacacacacacacacacacacacacacacacacacaaacacaattaacaTAACATATcgattaatcagctgattattttaatgatttattgtttgtttataaaaagtcagaaaactgaaaaaatgacaatttctCACAATAATCTTTATTGAACACGTTCAATGAACATTCacagtgttgcagtgtgtgtgtgtgtgtgaacccaCCGCTGGGAGGACAGTGCAGTATGATACTCCCATCACTGTCCTGGGTGAGGGTGACGGACTTGACGGTCTCTAACGCTGCAGCCTCCTCGTCCTCTGCCGCTGAGCTCATCCTGCACCTGGTGAGaaaatcaaacacactcactgccaCAGGTGTGTGCTGATGTCATTCAGTAAACGCTGTAAACGAGGCATCAGACACACCTGACGGACAGTGTTTCATGTGACGTTCATGACactgtttatattgtaaaaaaatCTGGTTTTCTAAACAGTGTCTCCATTTCGTCTTTAgcaaactattattttcattattcattcaccTGCCGATGActttcaattaattaattggtcgaaaaaatgtcagaaaatagtaaaaaaaaatatccgtCAAAGTTTCCCACAGACtgaggttttattttgttttgtcgaccaaaaaaacccaaaaagttGAATTTACTTTGACAGcaataaatattgtaaaatgtttgtATAAGCCTGTACTGAGTGTAGGTGGCAACACTTTATTAAATAATGGCTTCACACTGAAACTAAAGACCAAGTGAGGAGCAGCAACATGCGACATCTAAAAGTATTaatgtgttattattatcaGGACAGCTGTGAACGTTGTTTATTTTGCCAAAAAAGATTATGTACCGCAGACTGTAATAACCTGCCCAACAAAAAGCATCATTCAAACTTCTGTCAATTTAAACTaatttacatactgtaaattaaaactTTTCAGGTACTGTTAGATGGGACTGAAAAATACAGGTTACAAGTAATTTATGAACAGATcagatattttattatttagtatttttaaaCTCTAAACCTGTGGACTGAGCTCAGACTGCTCACTACCAACCTCTACTTTGTATTTTAATGGAAACTGTGCACAGTGATTTAAATATGTTGTGATAGTTGCAGCAAAGATGTCAAATTGGAGGTTAAAGTCAAGTTATAATGAGTATTTAATGGATTTCTGGCAATCAGCATATGTTGCAATGTATTACTGTTTAGTACAGGGGCATTACACTGGTGAAAACACAGGTACTCAGTCTGAAAGTCAGTCGTCATAACATTCTCGTTGTAATTCACACCAGACTCCCCTCAAAAATATACCAATTTAATGCAAAATTGGCTTAACTcccatatttttttaattcaaaaaataaaaaatgcaacagtACATTATATTTTGAAGGAACATATCTTAATGTCTGTGCGCTGCAGGGGTTGTATGTGTCtcttttcacttaaaaaatCAGCTAAATGTGTCATAGGTCCAAACTTTTACATCCAACTGTGCATTGATCTTTTATTGAGTTGCCATCAGTTATCAAAACGTGTAATGCTTGCTGGACAGTGTGTACGCCAAACTGTAGGCTGGATCattcataaatgtttttacttcaagTTGAAGTTGTCAGTAATGTGTCTATTGTTCGCTAATCAGCAAAACTCTGTAAAATTGTCGTATTTTTAAATGGAGTTTTGTGTAACGTCCCATTCATCGCTATTGGGAACAATAGCAAAAACACTGGGATTCAGCGCAGAGACGCATGCGTGGTTCATGTTTAGTTACACCAACGttacaatacatacaaatataataGTTTTAATACACAAATGCAGCACTATAAATGATGTTAAATTATGTTTCCAGGAGATAAACAAACGCCAACAGAGGCTAACAGCGAAGCTCTGACACAATGCTAACCATTAGCATCCAGCAAGCGACCGTGCTAAATGAAAGACGAAAAATCCCCGGCGCCATGTTAAGTCGACAAGGTGAAGCTTATGGCGTCTGTGCCGTTTTTGACGctgttctgtctttattctcTGTTTCTGCGGTGgtttttttcccactttgcGCTTTCTCTGCTTCGACTACCAAACAGAAACtgaattttacttttgattCGGATacttacttcctgtttttggtCCGGGAACTTGTGAGTTACCAGGATGAAGGAAAGTGCCAGGATGGAGGCTCGGCGTCCGAGGGCCCGCCACTGGGTTGCCAGATAGTATGGATATCCGTAAACTGCAGTTGTGCGTATTCTTTGTatctgaaaaaacatcatatttaatatttatggttttatttaattgtgttttatttttactttaggAACTAAAATACATACTTGTAATCCATTGAAGTACAAGAATTTCATAATAGGCTATATATGGCTACAactatgattattttcatcatcgcATCCAAACTATTCGGTTTGCGTGTAAGAATCAAACCTGGCAACCACTCTGTCAGCTCTA
The sequence above is drawn from the Seriola aureovittata isolate HTS-2021-v1 ecotype China chromosome 22, ASM2101889v1, whole genome shotgun sequence genome and encodes:
- the dmtf1 gene encoding cyclin-D-binding Myb-like transcription factor 1, whose amino-acid sequence is MSSAAEDEEAAALETVKSVTLTQDSDGSIILHCPPSDGDSEPLQKKLRLSTDQEQEDSDTPQFSVVTLPMSESDEGFEVTMTATADGDLSEDGVAQIQILQEDEDSLSPNQKTEVSPVSQAWFTTKEDKDTLANKGHKWKQGMWSKEEIDLLMSNIDRYVKDRGIEDPAEIIFEMSKEERKDFYRSVALGLNRPLFAVYRRVLRMYDNRNHVGKYTPDEIEKLKSLREKHGNDWATIGAALGRSASSVKDRCRLMKDTCNTGKWSEEEERRLAEVVYEMAGVSPGSAVTGGVSWASVADQVRTRSEKQCRSKWLNYLNWKHSGGTEWMKEDDLNLIRRISELEVEDENEIKWEDLAGGWSSVRSPQWLRSKWWSIKRQVANHKEIPFSVLLKGLQELMASSGSVPGSPTSSSSSSLQIRLTRLEESGGSPVPSSVAALQIPVQIPLQITHLASDSSAAASDSETITLNTGALQTFEILPSFHLQPTGTPGTYYLQTTSNQGLPLSLSTNQGLPLSLANNGTVTLTTGSSPSSHEHIILHSLSTDGLCSSDGVIIQTVTSDPASSDPLSQDNLVVETEGRSQDDHLDATSLLEGSESVVTETQEPMTDGFTDKELSSPSVEGPVVHSGITSGSAVLIVSPPNISSTLTDPILENQDGSD